The genomic window GTCCTGTTTCAGAAAGATGGCTTCGCCGCCTGCCTGCTTGATCGCTTCGACAACGGCTTTGCCTTCAACTTCCTTGATGTCCGTTACGACGACTTTTGCACCTTCTTTCGCAAGCAATTGGCTGATTGCCCTGCCAATGCCAAGCGCACCGCCCGTGACAAGGGCAATTTTTCCCGAAACGCGTCCCATGCTCTTTCCTTTCTGTCGTTTTTTACGAGCAGAATTGCCCCAAGCATAACACCCGGAATGCAGCATTCTACTGCCGATTTCCGAAAGCCGTGGCGGTTGCCCCTTGACTCCCTGTGGGTCCCGCCCGACGCTTACC from Rhodospirillaceae bacterium includes these protein-coding regions:
- a CDS encoding 3-beta hydroxysteroid dehydrogenase produces the protein MGRVSGKIALVTGGALGIGRAISQLLAKEGAKVVVTDIKEVEGKAVVEAIKQAGGEAIFLKQD